A single window of Flavobacterium sp. 140616W15 DNA harbors:
- a CDS encoding transporter, with amino-acid sequence MKKIIVLSLVLVCNFTFATTVKDSISSFTFQRLAMMEDFDCDACGCSASGGSMGFSSMLNTNFVGIRYFNQSYTSRDGIFANSPWIDENFNTVQAWARIPVSKRVQISALVPYHFHSRELTTGTESISGLGDISVMALYTVFETQKDSTVFTHKVEFGGGVKMPTGKFNEANNAGSVNKSFQLGTGSWDYLLVSEYVIKRKNLGLNTMLNYVIKTENEQKYQYGNQFNYSGTFFYLFDLPSVQLVPQLGFAGEVYATNRQHGLDLPNTAGDILFGKFGLEVGKDKFSVGVNGMLPINQNLSSGAMEANYRWSINLNYTL; translated from the coding sequence ATGAAAAAAATAATAGTTTTAAGTTTGGTTTTAGTTTGCAATTTTACTTTTGCTACAACGGTAAAAGATAGTATTTCGAGCTTTACATTTCAGCGTTTGGCAATGATGGAAGACTTTGATTGCGATGCTTGTGGCTGTTCTGCAAGTGGTGGAAGCATGGGTTTTAGCTCGATGTTAAATACTAATTTTGTTGGAATACGTTATTTCAACCAAAGTTATACGAGCCGCGATGGTATTTTTGCTAATTCTCCCTGGATAGATGAAAATTTTAATACGGTTCAGGCTTGGGCAAGAATTCCTGTTAGTAAGAGAGTTCAGATTTCGGCATTGGTTCCGTATCATTTTCATAGCCGTGAATTAACCACAGGAACTGAGAGTATTTCGGGATTAGGAGATATTTCGGTAATGGCGCTTTATACTGTGTTTGAAACGCAAAAAGACAGTACTGTTTTTACACATAAAGTTGAATTTGGTGGTGGTGTAAAAATGCCAACAGGGAAATTTAATGAGGCGAATAATGCAGGGAGTGTAAACAAAAGTTTCCAGTTAGGAACAGGAAGTTGGGACTATTTGCTAGTTTCTGAATATGTAATTAAGAGAAAGAATCTGGGGCTGAATACTATGTTGAACTACGTTATAAAAACCGAAAATGAACAGAAATACCAATATGGGAACCAGTTTAATTATTCAGGAACATTCTTTTATTTATTTGATTTGCCATCTGTGCAATTAGTTCCTCAATTGGGTTTTGCCGGTGAAGTTTATGCTACAAACAGACAACACGGATTAGACTTGCCAAATACAGCGGGAGATATTCTTTTTGGGAAATTTGGATTAGAGGTTGGGAAAGATAAATTTTCGGTTGGTGTAAATGGAATGCTTCCTATAAACCAAAACTTGTCTAGTGGCGCTATGGAGGCTAATTATCGTTGGAGTATAAATCTGAATTATACACTGTAG